A window of Yoonia sp. SS1-5 genomic DNA:
AAAAGCGGCGCGGCCCAGCTATTGAGCTTTTTGACGCTGTCGTCCTGCATTCAGCTTTCGCACTTGCGACATGGGGTGTGGCCGCCATGCTTTGGCTGCGCCGATGAAGCGCCTGCACCAAACCGAGTTCATCGCGCTGATGGCCATGGTTGCGGCCACCGTGGCGTTTTCGATTGATGCGATGCTGCCCGCCCTGCCGGAAATTGGCGCCGCGCTGGCGCCGGACAACCTGAACAATGCGCAACTGATCATCACAAGCTTTGTGCTTGGGATGGGTCTGGGCACATTGTTCACCGGCCCGCTGTCAGATGCATTCGGGCGCAAGCCGGTGATGGTCGGTGGCGCGATCCTTTATTCGATTGCCGCCGCCGCCGCCTGGGCCGCGCAATCGCTAGAGGTGATGCTGATCGCCCGCGTCGTGCAGGGTTTCGGGGCCGCAGGTCCGCGCGTTGTCGCGATGGCCCTGATCCGCGACCTTTACACAGGGTCCAACATGGCCCGGATCCTGTCACTGGTCATGGTGGTCTTTTCCGTAGTCCCCGCGTTGGCACCAACATTGGGGCATTACATCATTATGGGCTTTGGCTGGCGGGCGATCTTTGCCGCCTTCATCGCGTTTTCGCTGATATCAACGGTGTGGCTGATGTTAAGACAGCCCGAGACATTGCAGCCCGCAGACCGCCGCCCGCTCAGTTTCCGCGCGCTGATGTCAGCCGTCGGGGAAATGTTCGCCCATAGAACGGCGCGCCTGTCGATCTTTGTCCAGACACTGACCTTCGGGATGCTGTTCACGATCCTGTCCACGACGCAGCAGGTGTTTGATATCACCTTTGGCCAGGGCGATCATTTTCACCTGTGGTTCGGCTTTATCGCGGTCGTTGCGGCCTCATCAGGTTTTCTGAATGCGCGGATCGTGGTGCGGCTGGGGATGCGGGCCATCATCAAGGGGATGTATATCGCCCAGATTTTTCTGACCTTGGGGCTGATCGCGATCACGCTGATTGGCGCGCCCTATTGGCTTGCCTTTAGCGCCTATGTGATCTGGGTGATCGGGAACTTCTTTCAGGCCGGGATGACCATCGGCAACCTTAACGCGCTCGCGATGGAGGAAATGGGCCATATCGCAGGGCTTGCGGCCTCGGTCATTGCGGCGGTCGCAACGGTCGGTGCGGTCATCATTGCCGCCCCGCTGGCATTGATGTTCGACGGCACACCGCTGCCGATGGCCGTAGGCGCGCTATGCTGCGCCAGCCTTGCGCTGTGGCTGACCAACATGATCAAACGCCCGGGCGAGACCTAGGGCCTGAACCTAGGC
This region includes:
- a CDS encoding multidrug effflux MFS transporter encodes the protein MKRLHQTEFIALMAMVAATVAFSIDAMLPALPEIGAALAPDNLNNAQLIITSFVLGMGLGTLFTGPLSDAFGRKPVMVGGAILYSIAAAAAWAAQSLEVMLIARVVQGFGAAGPRVVAMALIRDLYTGSNMARILSLVMVVFSVVPALAPTLGHYIIMGFGWRAIFAAFIAFSLISTVWLMLRQPETLQPADRRPLSFRALMSAVGEMFAHRTARLSIFVQTLTFGMLFTILSTTQQVFDITFGQGDHFHLWFGFIAVVAASSGFLNARIVVRLGMRAIIKGMYIAQIFLTLGLIAITLIGAPYWLAFSAYVIWVIGNFFQAGMTIGNLNALAMEEMGHIAGLAASVIAAVATVGAVIIAAPLALMFDGTPLPMAVGALCCASLALWLTNMIKRPGET